A region from the Lolium perenne isolate Kyuss_39 chromosome 4, Kyuss_2.0, whole genome shotgun sequence genome encodes:
- the LOC127319653 gene encoding uncharacterized protein, producing the protein MVPLKFLSRWIPRLSNVATTPTSANRFAYTAPPLLTASGTPRWRPSALAQRVPPGFPAFSSPSRRLSSYAPPANNVEDERKRSGNDSFCFKDASGTTLEVMDSKPDTSGEVVVAAATPDYLMEIFPNSSHRDGSIYSGTDDWKIDYRIADRNETWLEAMMFSDPTDCRMHNGICESHASRHMLQFLSLRLANIPAEIGSVELYGYIAARDNMNPLLNYIVHFSRDDPIILKQGSLINMAGPKRGIELVGTILIEYDMRIKAGEHEKEDLQVIDGVSYLDNIDTWDRTPFIFRIYGDCGAIDVGVSRLNFAYEATIEVVISQVQSSFSMRLSCFTSGLHEEIRLFDGAIGESRGLKRYVVAVASDDQMELKFTVAADSCVPAEHFCCFEAKQHGRATQEISTGFALITVKVTWSTLNKPRRITTTLD; encoded by the exons ATGGTTCCGTTGAAATTCCTCTCACGCTGGATTCCTCGTCTCTCCAATGTCGCCACCACTCCTACCTCAGCGAACCGCTTCGCATATACAGCTCCACCTCTCCTCACTGCATCTGGTACGCCTCGCTGGAGGCCATCAGCGCTTGCACAACGAGTTCCTCCAGGCTTCCCTGCATTCAGTTCACCTAGCCGCCGTCTTTCTAG CTATGCCCCTCCCGCCAATAATGTTGAAGATGAGAGGAAAAGAAGCGGGAACGATAGTTTTTGTTTTAAAGATGCTTCTGGGACAACCTTGGAGGTCATGGATAGCAAACCTGATACATCAGGAGAAGTTGTGGTTGCAGCAGCGACACCTGATTATTTAATGGAGATATTTCCAAATAGCAGCCATCGCGACGGTTCCATATACAGCGGCACAGACGATTGGAAAATTGACTATCGTATTGCTGACCGTAATGAGA CTTGGCTGGAGGCAATGATGTTTTCAGATCCCACAGATTGCAGAATGCACAATGGAATTTGCGAGTCACACGCAAGTCGTCACATGTTGCAGTTTTTGTCATTAAGGTTGGCTAATATTCCTGCAGAGATTGGCTCAGTCGAGTTGTATGGATACATCGCAGCTCGGGATAATATGAATCCATTACTTAACTATATCGTCCATTTTAGCAGGGATGATCCCATCATCTTGAAGCAG GGTTCTCTCATCAACATGGCTGGCCCTAAGCGAGGAATCGAATTGGTTGGTACTATTCTAATCGAATATGACATGAGGATCAAGGCAGGCGAACATGAAAAAGAAGATCTACAGGTGATTGATGGTGTATCATACTTGGATAACATAGACACATGGGATCGTACCCCGTTCATATTTCGCATTTATGGGGATTGTGGCGCAATTGATGTTGGTGTCTCACGTCTTAACTTTGCATATGAGGCGACCATAGAAGTTGTCATATCACAAGTGCAAAGCAGTTTTAGCATGCGTCTCAGTTGTTTTACCAGTGGGTTACATGAAGAAATCCGGCTCTTTGATGGTGCTATTGGTGAGTCACGTGGCTTAAAGAGGTATGTGGTTGCTGTAGCGAGCGATGATCAGATGGAGTTGAAGTTTACGGTAGCCGCAGACTCGTGCGTCCCTGCTGAACATTTCTGTTGCTTTGAGGCAAAGCAGCATGGGCGTGCTACTCAAGAGATTAGCACTGGTTTTGCATTAATCACAGTGAAGGTGACTTGGTCTACTTTAAATAAGCCAAGAAGAATAACAACAACCTTAGACTGA
- the LOC127319654 gene encoding putative F-box/LRR-repeat protein 23 yields MDAAAPRPSAPEEPPTRDWSLLPLDVLAFVFVRLNAVDVLRGAGLVCRSWLQAAKVPDVWRVVDMGYHRIMLRFDEKEHADLCAMAKAAVDRSDGQLREFAGRTFVTDELMQYILERSPSLTTLRLVCCGNVFSASLASLIRESSLKELRSLELNNVGLTLGGLTAVLENCPLLEDLTLTYCYGMQEQDEQVLRAKFARIKTLKFDCDDDFDWFDFSFF; encoded by the exons ATGGACGCTGCTGCGCCGCGGCCATCCGCGCCGGAGGAGCCGCCAACCAGGGACTGGTCTCTGCTGCCCCTCGACGTGCTTGCCTTCGTCTTCGTCAGGCTCAACGCCGTCGACGTCCTCAGGGGCGCTGGCCTCGTGTGCCGCTCCTGGCTCCAAGCCGCCAAGGTGCCAGACGTGTGGCGTGTCGTGGACATGGGGTACCACAGAATCATGTTAAGGTTCGACGAGAAGGAACATGCTGACTTGTGCGCCATGGCTAAGGCAGCCGTCGACCGTTCCGATGGGCAGCTTCGGGAGTTTGCCGGGAGGACGTTTGTCACCGACGAGCTCATGCAGTACATCCTGGAAAG GTCACCCTCACTAACCACTCTTCGGCTTGTGTGCTGCGGCAATGTCTTCAGTGCAAGTCTCGCTAGTCTTATAAGAGAATCATCTCTGAAGGAGCTTCGTTCCCTTGAACTTAACAACGTTGGCCTCACCTTGGGAGGACTAACCGCTGTCCTTGAGAATTGTCCTCTCCTGGAAGATCTTACGTTGACGTATTGCTATGGGATGCAAGAGCAAGACGAGCAGGTCCTGCGGGCGAAATTCGCCCGGATCAAGACCCTGAAGTTCGATTGTGATGATGACTTTGACTGGTTCGACTTCTCCTTTTTCTAA